The genomic interval TGATTGCTGTCTACCACGTATTCCGTAGTGCTTCCGCTCTCTGTTTTTTGATTGCGGATACCATCGATATTGTATTGGTAGCTAGCCGTGGTTGAGCCATCATCCTTGCTGACGCCTATGAGTTCATTCTTCGCGTTGTATTGGTAACTCGTCGTCACCCCGTCCTCTGTCTGTGTCAGGGTGTTGCCATTGTCATCATAGGTATAACTGATACCACCACTTTCTGTTAATCGATCATTGGCATCATACGTGTAAGCCGTCTGCACCCCATCCACGGTCTCATACGTCCGGTTACCGACTTTGTCGTACTGATAAGTGGCTGTGTAATCTCCGTTGATGGCGTCCGTGATTGTTTCTCCTGTCAGCCGGTACAACGTGTCATAGCTGTACTCAGTACTCCGTCCATCCAGCTCTTCTATCTTGATCCTGCGCCCAGTTTTATCCAGGGTGTAGCTGTACTGCTCTACCAGGGTGCCATTGCCATTGTAGGTTTTCAGCTCAGTCAAACGGTTCAGGCTGTCATAGTTGTAAACCTGGCTGGTGCCATTGGGATAGCTCAGGCTGGTACGGTTGCCGACGTCGTCATACCCGTACGTGGTCGTGCCATCGTTTGTGGTGATGCTCTCCAGTCGGTTCAGTTGGTCATAACCATAACGGGTGATGTCTGTCAGTCCGTTACGGGTCACGCTGAACCGGGTTTTGTTGCCATTGGCGTCGTATTGATAACTCAGTACCGCACCATTCGGTTGGGTTTCCTGAATCAACCGGCTCTGGCTGTCGTATTGATACTTGGTGGTGCCTTGGCTGTCGGTGGCGCTGGTGCGATTGCCCAATACATCGTAGCTGAAGGTTTCTATCTCATCATCGGCATATTCAATCCGGGTCAGCTGGTTGTTTTCGTCATAGTTGTAGCGGGTTTCCTGACCATTGAAGTCGGTATGCGTGGCCATGTTACCGTTGAGGTCGTAGGTAAAGCGTTCCTGTTGACCCATCGGTAATGTACGACTGGTTATCCGGCCCTGACTGTCATACGTCCAGGTGGTTTCCCGACCCTCGGCATCGGTCTGGCGGGTTTTGTTGCCGGCGTTGTCATAACCGTAGGTCGTCACGTTGCCTTCAGTATCAGTCACGCTGATCAGTCGACCCAAGGCATCATAACTGTAGTCTGTTGTGATACCTGCCTGATCGGTATGGCGGGTCCGTCTACCCAACGCATCGTACTCATCGCTTTCACTGGAGCCATCGGCATAGGTGGTTTGGGTGCGCTGATCCAGAGCGTTGTAGTCGTAGCGTGTGGTATGGCCATTGGCGTCGGTCTCACTGATCAGGTTGCCGTTGGCGTCGTATGCAAAACTGTGGCGGTGATCCAGGGCATTGATCACCGCTGTTCTGCGACCGGCGGCATCGTATTCGTATTGAGTGATGTGACCGAGGGCATCGGTTTCGCTGATGACTCGTCCGACAGCATCGTAGCTGGTGTAGGTACTGCTACCGTCAGCCAGATCGGTCTGGATGACCCGGTTCAGGGCATCATAGTGATAGATGGTCATTTGACCCAGACGATCCGTGGTACTCAGGCGGTTGCCTTCACTATCGTAGGTGTTAGCTTCCCAGGTACCATCGGGGTAACGGGTTTCTGTCACCCGGCCATAGGCGTCGTAATCCATTTCTGTCCGGTGACCCAAGGCATCGATCGTCGCGATCAACTGACCGGCCAGATCGTATTCGTTCTGGCTGACGGAACCATCGGCATAGTGTGTTTCGATCACACGGTTACGGGCATCGTAGACATAGGTTGTGGTATTACCTGCCGCATTGGTTTCCGTGAGTACATTACCGTTGTCATCGTAGGTGTACGTGGTAACTGCTCCTGCGTTACCAGTACTTCCGCCATCCGTGGCGGTCGTAGCAGTGGCCAATATATGGGTTTCGGTGAGTTTGTTGCCATCACTGTCGTAGGTGTATTCGGTCACGTTTTTCAACGCATCCGTGGTTTTGCTGACCAACCCTTTTTTGTTGATGTTGTTACCAGCGATATTCCCTAGTGGATCCGTCACCATCAACAGGTTACCAATGCTGTCGTAGGTATTTTTATAGACATTACCCAAGGCATCGGTGATCTCGGTTTCCTGACCACGGCTGTTGTAGGCATAGGTAATGGTATTACCCAGGGCGTCGGTCTGGGTCAGCTGGTTGTTGTCTGCGTCAAAAGTGGCTTCGGTGACATTACCCAACGGGTCGGTTTCACTGAGCTGGTTGCCATGTTCATCATAGCGATATTCCCAGGTTTCACCGGCGGCATCGATGCGGGTAGTAACATTACCCATGTCATCGTAGTAGTAGAACGTGGTGTGGCCGTTGCGGTCAGAAACCACTGACTCACGACCCGCAATATCATGATTGAAATCGATACGCTGACCATCGTTATCTTCCTGGGCAATCAGGCGACCATTATCGTCATAGATGTTCTTGATCAGCGTGCGTCCCAATGGGTCAACCAAATCCAGCAAGCCGTGGCTGCGGTTGTACACATAAGTGGTTTGCGCATCCAATGCATCCTCACTGACGGTCAGGTTGCCGTTATTATCGTAGCGATAGTCCAACCTGTGTCCATTGGGGTCTGTGATGCTGGTAATCCGGCCTTTGCTATCACGATTAAAGGTGATGGCTTTGCCACTGGAATGGAAAATACCGTTGTTGGTATAAGTCAGGGTATTGCCATTGGGGTCGACGACTTTATCGATACCGAAATCCTGATTCAGGTAGTACTCATAGCCCGACTGGGTGGTGAGCTTGTAGCGGTCAGGATCAACGGGGGAGCTGAAATACCCGGTTTCAAGCAACAGGCCACCAGAATAATAAGCACTGCTGTCATCCAGAGCGGTTAAGGTGGATTGGGTATCACCAACAGGATTGAACTTCAGATCAACATTATTGATCACCTGATAGGTGCTGCAACTGGGTGACGCGGCCGCTTCAAACCGTTCCACCTCACCGGTTGGCAGTGTGATGGTGACCACAGGAGCGCCCTGAGGTTCAACGCAGAAGTCGACAATCAGGTTGAATGGCCCGCGCTTGTATTGATTCACCGACCAGAACTTGCCAATGGTCCGGCTTTCTTCAACTTTGACATCCTGGTAACCCACGCTCCAGCCATAGCCAAAATCCAGATCTTCAAAACGACGGCGGCTATCGTAAGTACGCGTCAGGCGAATCGGAATACCCGCCATCGGAATGTTGAGGTCTTCCAGCGTGATGCTGAAGTTACCGACTTTCAGGTCACCCTCCACACCAATGACAGTACTGTCGCTGGCGGTATGCCCATTCACGTCTTCAGCATACAACACAATATCGTACTGACCATTTATCAGCATGGTCGGATCCAGAGTCGCCACTTTGGCATCGCTGACGTTGCTACTGCCTTCGGCAATGGTCTGCCAGGCCTGCTGTCCTTTCGGAGAAATCATGACCCGGTAGCGATAAAGATTGTCATCGCTGACACTGCCAATCACGTCGGCAGGAGCGCTGATGATGCTGTCGATGTCTGGAGCATTGAGGCTGACTACCGGCGCATTGTTGTCCTGTGGAACCCGAACGCTATAGCTACTGGCTTCCAGAATCGTAGTGGTACCATCTGAAACCTGGACAGAAACACTGTGGATACCGGCATCAGTGGCGGACGTGACGATCTCAGCCTGACCATAGGCATTCAGAGCCACTTCCGTATCATCGACCCATAGCGTACTGCTGGGACTACCCGTGCCACCGGATGTAAAGACGTTAATGACAACGGTATCTCCCGGATTCACTGCTTCCGGGGAAATCAAAATCGTCGCACTGAGCGGTAAGGCTTCAGCGGAAACAGCAATGCTATAGCTTTGCAGCGAACGTCCCTGACCATCATCGGCATAGAGCACGACATCATGGCTGCCGACCTGATCGGTGGTGGGTGTCCATTGCAGCAGACCGCTCACGTCCATGGTCATGCCGTCAGGACCCGTCAGAATCCCATAGGTCAATACATCGCCATCGGCATCGGTGGCTGAGAATTCATAGCGATAGGATTGATCGACTACGGCAGTCGATCCAGGGTGGCTGTTGATGACCGGATAATGGTTATCGGGACTGGCTTCAACCACTTCCAGAGTATAACTCTGGGTCACGGTAGCCTGGCCATCGCTCACGCTCAGGCTGATTGCATGGCTACCAACCTGATTACTGGTGGCTGTCCAGTGCAAGGCACCGGCATCACTCAGGGTCATGCCATCAGGTGCGGTGATCAATGCGAAAGTTAGCGTATCACCATCGGCATCACGGGCGACAACATCGTAGCGGTATTCCTCACCAACAATGGCCGGGGAGGTTGGTTGGCTGACGATTGAAGGAGTATGGTTAACTTCAGCGGCTTCAATGTTTAGTATCAACTGGAAAGTGGTACTGCCACCATGACCATCAGAAACTCCCACCTTGATGACCAATGCTTGTTCAGCTAAATCCTCACTACTTTGCCAACTCATCAAACCAGAGCCTGAAACAATCAAGCCATCAATCTGAGTGAACAATGTGTAGCTAAGTTCATCATTATCGGGATCAGATGCATTTATCTGATAACTCAGCACATCTCCCGCTTGCAGGGAGATTTCATCGTTAGTTGGATCAACCAGCGGTACTTGATTTGTACTCGTTACGTCGATATTGAAGTATTGAATGTCTCTGAGCGAAAACGCATCCATTGTTTCAACAGCAACCGCATTGATACCCATCTGATCTTCGACAGGTGTCCAACTCATGGTTCCACCGGTAAAACTCATTCCTTCTGGACCATATATCAGCTGCCATTGCAAACCTGTTTCGTTGGGATCAGTGGCTTCTGGCGTATACGCAAAGCTCTCACCCAGCTTTAAGCTCTGATCAGGCGTTGTTGTAATCTCTGGAGCCGATCTGGAAGCATTTGTGACCAATAACGGGAAAGATTGTTCAGTCACTAAACCACCATCAGTGGAGTATTGCAGGGTTATACGATGAGTACCTATATTGTCGTTGGTGGGCGTCCAACTAACCAGTCCATAGGTTGAATCGATTTCCATGTCTGAAGGAGCATTTAACAAGGTGTAGGTACCGTCGCTGCCGTTTTCAACTCTCGGCAGATAACCGTAGTCATCGTAAGCTGATATTTGCTGTGGGGGCACGGAAGTAAAATACGGCTGAGCACAAGTACCAATCGGGGTATAGGCGTTGATAAACTGCCAGGAGAGGATGTCATGGTCGCCATAACCTGAACCGGTACCAGAGGTAAAGCCCAAGTAGGCATTTTCCGTTTCCAGGACCGATGTTAAATCAACGTGATAGCTCAGCATTGCCTGTTCAGGGCGGGTGTTTTCCAGTGACAAGCGTACCTCTAATGTCTGGGTAGCGCCGTCATAATCCACCCAGCTATACCAGATATCACCATCATTCATTCGCTGAGCGATATGAACGGTGTCTTTGGAAACCATATCGCCGTTGAGGTCGATACCAATATGATTACCATCGGGATCAACGCTACGGTTATAGTAGGTGTCAAACTCAATGCCCAAACTGGTCGGTATCCCTTTATAGCCGATGCCACCCCCCGTGCTACCCACTTCACTGCTGACCGTTTGCACGACAAACGTCAGGCCATCAGCTCCCTGACCATCTGGATCGCTGACACCGTTCGGGTTACTGATCCGGAAACTGAAAAAGGTGCTGAATGACGCTTGAAAACCATTGTTGTCAACAAGAGGAATCGCTTGTTTTAAAAATGCACTACCTGCTTGACTGGCCTGGCTTGGAGTCAAACGCAACACTTGGTTGTCGCCAGAAGCTACTGTTGAAGCGTCACCATTTATTTGCAGCGTCGTCACATCAATGAAGTCATCGAAATTCACGACCACCGCGTCATCCGGCACACAACTGTTTTCGACATCAATGATTGTGATGTCATAGCTTTGAGTATCTGCATGGTCGTAAGGATCGCTGACCGCTACTTCGACACTCACTGTATCTCCATTAACATTGCTGGCATGCCAGGAAATAGCCCCGCTGTCCGGGTTAATCAACATTCCTTCTGGGGCTTGTAATAAGGTATAGTGCAATTCATCGTCATCAGGATCTGTCGCTTCCACATCGTATAGATACGCTTCGCCATTGGTAATTTTGACGGTGGGGGTACTGGTAATCACCGGTGGCTCATTGGCTTCAGGCAAATCACCCACAAACGGCACTTGATTGATCTGCATCGGGCCGTTCCAGTGGTTGGCGAACAGCTGGCCATAAATGACACCGGTGGGATTGTCCAGATCGGCCAATGGCGCCAGTACTGAACCTTGGACACCGACAGATTGCAGCGTCAACGAGGTCGCCTGATAGAAGTTGTAAACCACATGATCACGAACGCTTTCCAGAGACTGCAAGCCCATATTGGTCAGGCCGGGGGCGGCACCATCGATGTTGAAGATGTAGGTTGCGTCAACAGGCGCACAGCTGAGGTCGACACTGAAGGTATTGGCAGCCAGGACCTGCCCGCCATCGAGTTGAAACACCTGAGCCTTAGCATCGCAGGCAGCCGTCATATAGACGCCACCCCATTGATAAACCACGGTACCGTTGGCGTCCAGGGTGGCCAGGTCGGCAGACAATTGCGTCAGTTCGCTCTGTACTGCGATAAAATCAATCGGTAAGTCCGCACCGGCCGTGACCGTCGCACCTTCGGCCATGCCATCAATCACCGTCTGGTCAACGCCATCCGTACTGCCACCGGCGAGAATATCGCCGTTATAGACATGACCGTTGGGAAAGGTGATATCTCCCCCGGCGATCAGCACACCATCCGGTAACGTAGTATTCAGTTGCTGACCGATGCTGTAGTACAGCAAAGAAATGTTGCCACCGGCTGCCAGCCGGCCTTCGACATCCGATGCCGTGGCGGTGAAATCACCAAATACCAGCGCGTTATAGGGCTGGGCAACACCGAAATCCTGAGCGGATACTATCGATGAAAGCGAAACAAGGGAAAGTAAGATACAGAGGGGAAGTGCGACGATCTTTGTCATTACAACGGTCCTGGTACATCCGATTTAAGAAAAGTCCTTAGTTTGTCAACGAGGGAGTCGGCAAAACAAGACGATTATACAAAGTGCAAATATCAAGTAAACACAGCTCATAGTCAGGCCATATTTTCGTGACTCAATTCACAATACATGTCGCACGCCGGAAATGCTGCAGAAGCAATCACTGCACCCAGGAATGATTCCTGCCACCCCTCCAAAGGAAACACTGAGCAATATTCGCAGGTATGAAAATAATTAAACAGGTTGTCATAGCCACTGTTTAATCTGACCGATCATCAGAAAGAAAATCAGCGCTGGGATGGAGAACCGGGTTTATATACTAAAGCTGGATATTCAGACCTTCCGAACAGCTCTGCCATAAATGATCGCAAGGTACAGCGACGAAACAGATTCAGTTTGAAACCGCATCGCCGCAGCCGTCATCACGCAATAGACAGATAAACCCCCACCATGGCGATGGCACCACCTGCCACGCGGCTGAGAAGATCATTGCGGGTTTTGTGAATCAGCAGACCACTGGCAATACCGGCAGAATGAAGTAATACCGTAGCCGCAACAAAACCTGTCACGTAGGACAAGGTACCTGCCGTTAAGGGCATTTCCGCGCCATGGGCATGACCATGGAACAAGGCAAACACACCCACCACGATGGCACTCAAAAGTACTGGCAGACGAAAAGCACCGGCAATCAGAACTCCCAGCAGCAGAACTGACAACGCGATGCCCTGTTCAACCCAGGGTAGCGCTACCCCGGTAAACCCGAGTACACCGCCGACGATCATCACGCCCACAAATGAACACGGTACTGCCCAGATGGCCCGACCACCCATTTGCGCCGCCCACAATCCCACGGCCAACATGGCCAGCAGGTGGTCGAGCCCGCCCAGGGGATGGCCAAATCCGTGACTCAGTCCATTGGCGGTTGATACTCCGGTATGTGCTGACGCAAATACCGGCAATGCCAGCAGCAGAGTTGTGATGATCGCTTTTAATGTGAATCTCATGTTCGCTATCCTCGTTCAAACGACTGCAGTAACCGGTGGCAAAACCTTCGGTTCCAGCATGCCTTCTGTAATTATAAATTCGATGATCTGTTCCAGACCTTCGGCTTTTTTCAGATTGGAAAATACAAATGGACGGTTCCCGCGCATTCTGCCGGCATCATGATCCATGACGGCCAACGATGCCCCCACCATGGGTGCGAGATCGGTTTTATTGATCACCAGCAGATCCGAGCGGGTAATGCCCGGACCACCCTTGCGCGGAATTTTATCGCCGGCGGAAACATCGATGACGTAAATCGTCAGATCCGATAGCTCCGGGCTAAACGTCGCGCTGAGATTATCCCCACCACTCTCGACAAACACAACATCGAGATCAGGGTGCCTTTTTGCCAGTTCATCAATGGCGGCCAGATTCATGGAGGCATCCTCCCGAATCGCCGTGTGCGGACACCCACCGGTTTCCACGCCGATGATACGGTCAGCCGCAAGAGCCTGATGTCGGGTCAGGAACTGCGCATCTTCCTGAGTGTAAATATCGTTGGTCACCACGGCGATATTGTAATGCTCGCGCATGGCACTGCACAGGGAGCGTAACAGTGCGGTTTTGCCGGACCCTACCGGTCCACCGACACCGACACGCAAAGTCTGTTTGTTCATATGCTTGCTTCCTATGATCGAAATAAACGGCTGTATTGCACTTCATGTCGGGCACTGGCAATTGCCAGTGCCGGCAAAGATGATCCAGTCTCAGCAGTGGAAATATGTTCCGCCTGGGTCACGGCAGCGGCAATCATTGGTTGCAACTGCAACAACAGTTGCTGCGCCTGAGACTGCCCCAGCGGCACCAGCTTGGTGGCGGCGATGACCTGGTTTTCCAGCCATGACCACGTCATGCCGAGTGCCGCAGCCGGCCATTCAAGCTGCCAATACACGGCCACCCAGGCATACAGGGTGATAAACGTGACAGACTCGTTTTTGGCCGGTAACGGAATATTCAGTTGTTTCAGCAAGCGCATGAGCGCTTCACCGGTGGCGCTGTCCATTAACCGCAGTTCAGCGCTTTCACGACTGGCCAGCAGCAGCTCCCCGGCTTGC from Gynuella sunshinyii YC6258 carries:
- a CDS encoding choice-of-anchor A family protein; translated protein: MTKIVALPLCILLSLVSLSSIVSAQDFGVAQPYNALVFGDFTATASDVEGRLAAGGNISLLYYSIGQQLNTTLPDGVLIAGGDITFPNGHVYNGDILAGGSTDGVDQTVIDGMAEGATVTAGADLPIDFIAVQSELTQLSADLATLDANGTVVYQWGGVYMTAACDAKAQVFQLDGGQVLAANTFSVDLSCAPVDATYIFNIDGAAPGLTNMGLQSLESVRDHVVYNFYQATSLTLQSVGVQGSVLAPLADLDNPTGVIYGQLFANHWNGPMQINQVPFVGDLPEANEPPVITSTPTVKITNGEAYLYDVEATDPDDDELHYTLLQAPEGMLINPDSGAISWHASNVNGDTVSVEVAVSDPYDHADTQSYDITIIDVENSCVPDDAVVVNFDDFIDVTTLQINGDASTVASGDNQVLRLTPSQASQAGSAFLKQAIPLVDNNGFQASFSTFFSFRISNPNGVSDPDGQGADGLTFVVQTVSSEVGSTGGGIGYKGIPTSLGIEFDTYYNRSVDPDGNHIGIDLNGDMVSKDTVHIAQRMNDGDIWYSWVDYDGATQTLEVRLSLENTRPEQAMLSYHVDLTSVLETENAYLGFTSGTGSGYGDHDILSWQFINAYTPIGTCAQPYFTSVPPQQISAYDDYGYLPRVENGSDGTYTLLNAPSDMEIDSTYGLVSWTPTNDNIGTHRITLQYSTDGGLVTEQSFPLLVTNASRSAPEITTTPDQSLKLGESFAYTPEATDPNETGLQWQLIYGPEGMSFTGGTMSWTPVEDQMGINAVAVETMDAFSLRDIQYFNIDVTSTNQVPLVDPTNDEISLQAGDVLSYQINASDPDNDELSYTLFTQIDGLIVSGSGLMSWQSSEDLAEQALVIKVGVSDGHGGSTTFQLILNIEAAEVNHTPSIVSQPTSPAIVGEEYRYDVVARDADGDTLTFALITAPDGMTLSDAGALHWTATSNQVGSHAISLSVSDGQATVTQSYTLEVVEASPDNHYPVINSHPGSTAVVDQSYRYEFSATDADGDVLTYGILTGPDGMTMDVSGLLQWTPTTDQVGSHDVVLYADDGQGRSLQSYSIAVSAEALPLSATILISPEAVNPGDTVVINVFTSGGTGSPSSTLWVDDTEVALNAYGQAEIVTSATDAGIHSVSVQVSDGTTTILEASSYSVRVPQDNNAPVVSLNAPDIDSIISAPADVIGSVSDDNLYRYRVMISPKGQQAWQTIAEGSSNVSDAKVATLDPTMLINGQYDIVLYAEDVNGHTASDSTVIGVEGDLKVGNFSITLEDLNIPMAGIPIRLTRTYDSRRRFEDLDFGYGWSVGYQDVKVEESRTIGKFWSVNQYKRGPFNLIVDFCVEPQGAPVVTITLPTGEVERFEAAASPSCSTYQVINNVDLKFNPVGDTQSTLTALDDSSAYYSGGLLLETGYFSSPVDPDRYKLTTQSGYEYYLNQDFGIDKVVDPNGNTLTYTNNGIFHSSGKAITFNRDSKGRITSITDPNGHRLDYRYDNNGNLTVSEDALDAQTTYVYNRSHGLLDLVDPLGRTLIKNIYDDNGRLIAQEDNDGQRIDFNHDIAGRESVVSDRNGHTTFYYYDDMGNVTTRIDAAGETWEYRYDEHGNQLSETDPLGNVTEATFDADNNQLTQTDALGNTITYAYNSRGQETEITDALGNVYKNTYDSIGNLLMVTDPLGNIAGNNINKKGLVSKTTDALKNVTEYTYDSDGNKLTETHILATATTATDGGSTGNAGAVTTYTYDDNGNVLTETNAAGNTTTYVYDARNRVIETHYADGSVSQNEYDLAGQLIATIDALGHRTEMDYDAYGRVTETRYPDGTWEANTYDSEGNRLSTTDRLGQMTIYHYDALNRVIQTDLADGSSTYTSYDAVGRVISETDALGHITQYEYDAAGRRTAVINALDHRHSFAYDANGNLISETDANGHTTRYDYNALDQRTQTTYADGSSESDEYDALGRRTRHTDQAGITTDYSYDALGRLISVTDTEGNVTTYGYDNAGNKTRQTDAEGRETTWTYDSQGRITSRTLPMGQQERFTYDLNGNMATHTDFNGQETRYNYDENNQLTRIEYADDEIETFSYDVLGNRTSATDSQGTTKYQYDSQSRLIQETQPNGAVLSYQYDANGNKTRFSVTRNGLTDITRYGYDQLNRLESITTNDGTTTYGYDDVGNRTSLSYPNGTSQVYNYDSLNRLTELKTYNGNGTLVEQYSYTLDKTGRRIKIEELDGRSTEYSYDTLYRLTGETITDAINGDYTATYQYDKVGNRTYETVDGVQTAYTYDANDRLTESGGISYTYDDNGNTLTQTEDGVTTSYQYNAKNELIGVSKDDGSTTASYQYNIDGIRNQKTESGSTTEYVVDSNQAYAQVVQEISNGSTIVSYAYGDDLISQVRSGSTSYYHVDGLGSTRSLSDSNGDITDTYDYEAFGELLNQTGDTENSHLYAGEAKDETLGMYNLRFRWYNPEIGRFNKMDDWAGNAADPITLHKYLYAGNDPVQNIDPGGHFFGLAGFGAASNIQVELSNLQIDIGMSFLDSALNPDTAAASVGSNFKMLGLAALGGTGFKLLSKFSRKFRKACNMNSFNGDTLVATELGLKPIQDIRIGDKVWAYDEATGEKSLQTVVHLITGEGDKEIVNITLDSGEVIEATAGHPFYVPGLHDWVNAGELTLEQSLMDLDGENVTILKLVQTTEKTKVYNLTVANDHTYYVGEYGVLAHNAGICTKVVNWKSVKSFGHTFNTHGAGVKNTQKLIDRARSTGNAQGQWLDNQRAAEFLAVMSHSVDVPTTVRITPGLGQVITKEGEVLDTVWAIIVPSKNGIKTAYPVLK
- a CDS encoding HupE/UreJ family protein, whose amino-acid sequence is MRFTLKAIITTLLLALPVFASAHTGVSTANGLSHGFGHPLGGLDHLLAMLAVGLWAAQMGGRAIWAVPCSFVGVMIVGGVLGFTGVALPWVEQGIALSVLLLGVLIAGAFRLPVLLSAIVVGVFALFHGHAHGAEMPLTAGTLSYVTGFVAATVLLHSAGIASGLLIHKTRNDLLSRVAGGAIAMVGVYLSIA
- the ureG gene encoding urease accessory protein UreG translates to MNKQTLRVGVGGPVGSGKTALLRSLCSAMREHYNIAVVTNDIYTQEDAQFLTRHQALAADRIIGVETGGCPHTAIREDASMNLAAIDELAKRHPDLDVVFVESGGDNLSATFSPELSDLTIYVIDVSAGDKIPRKGGPGITRSDLLVINKTDLAPMVGASLAVMDHDAGRMRGNRPFVFSNLKKAEGLEQIIEFIITEGMLEPKVLPPVTAVV
- a CDS encoding urease accessory protein UreF, which encodes MAITLTDTGLLRLLQLNSAGLPVGAFAFSQGLESAVELGWIRNQHDTHEWLSQQLKYALPMLELPVLRQAMEAAQRADLHAWQQAGELLLASRESAELRLMDSATGEALMRLLKQLNIPLPAKNESVTFITLYAWVAVYWQLEWPAAALGMTWSWLENQVIAATKLVPLGQSQAQQLLLQLQPMIAAAVTQAEHISTAETGSSLPALAIASARHEVQYSRLFRS